In the genome of Clostridium cylindrosporum DSM 605, one region contains:
- a CDS encoding NAD(P)/FAD-dependent oxidoreductase: MSKDIVNKDIIIIGSGPAGLTAGIYAGRSKLDTLILEDEIVGGQIIGTYAIENYPGFHRIGGSDFAGRLASQAADSGARIEEFDTIVSVNLTDNEKKIETSGKIYNPLAVIIATGSKHRPLPIPEEQKFHGKGIHYCELCDGEMYTDKHVLVVGGGNSGVEAAIYLSKYASQLTLIHWRDSLTAEKSSIEDLTNNPKIKVLYNTEILSANGEDSINSVMLKNNKTNEEYEYEVDGIFTYVGMVPRTELFKEYIELNKDGYIKANENTETNIKGVFAAGDVREKSVRQLTTAVADGTVSALMAEKYILQLRRK, encoded by the coding sequence ATGTCAAAGGACATTGTAAATAAAGATATAATTATAATTGGGTCAGGTCCTGCTGGTCTTACAGCAGGAATATATGCAGGGAGAAGTAAGCTTGATACCCTTATACTTGAAGATGAAATCGTAGGTGGTCAAATTATAGGGACCTATGCAATTGAAAATTATCCTGGGTTTCACAGAATTGGTGGTAGCGACTTCGCAGGGAGACTTGCATCTCAAGCTGCAGACTCTGGTGCTAGAATAGAAGAATTTGATACTATAGTTTCAGTTAATCTTACAGATAATGAAAAGAAAATTGAAACTTCAGGTAAGATATATAACCCACTTGCTGTTATAATAGCTACAGGTTCTAAACATCGTCCACTTCCTATTCCTGAAGAGCAAAAGTTTCATGGAAAGGGAATTCACTACTGTGAGTTATGTGATGGGGAAATGTATACTGATAAACATGTGCTAGTAGTTGGTGGAGGCAATTCAGGTGTAGAAGCTGCTATTTACTTATCTAAGTATGCTTCTCAGCTAACACTTATACACTGGAGAGATTCTCTAACAGCTGAAAAATCATCAATAGAAGATTTAACGAATAATCCTAAAATTAAAGTTTTGTATAATACAGAAATTCTATCAGCAAATGGAGAGGATTCAATTAATTCTGTAATGCTTAAAAACAACAAGACTAATGAAGAATATGAATACGAAGTTGATGGTATTTTTACCTATGTAGGAATGGTTCCTAGAACAGAACTATTTAAAGAATATATTGAATTAAATAAAGATGGATACATTAAAGCAAATGAAAATACAGAAACTAATATAAAGGGAGTTTTTGCTGCAGGTGATGTACGCGAAAAATCTGTTAGACAATTAACTACAGCAGTTGCTGATGGCACAGTATCTGCACTTATGGCTGAAAAATACATCTTACAATTAAGGAGGAAATAA
- a CDS encoding glutaredoxin domain-containing protein, with amino-acid sequence MIKVYSTPTCPWCTKVKSYLQSKNVEFIDINVAKDVKERNEMMSLSGQTGVPVINIDGKIIVGFNKDEIDSTLNI; translated from the coding sequence ATGATAAAAGTTTATTCTACCCCAACCTGCCCATGGTGTACAAAGGTAAAATCATACCTTCAATCTAAAAATGTTGAATTTATTGATATTAATGTTGCAAAGGATGTTAAAGAAAGAAATGAAATGATGAGTTTATCAGGACAAACAGGCGTTCCAGTTATAAATATAGATGGAAAGATTATTGTTGGATTTAATAAAGATGAAATAGATTCTACACTTAATATTTAA